The Flavobacterium marginilacus genome window below encodes:
- a CDS encoding glycoside hydrolase: MTIVKNNYKVSLLIAGLLFINSSLISCSSSDSTDDSTPVNSTTRDLNVNLDANLQTMESFGASDAWQCNFIGKNWPQDKRNTIADLLFSKDVDADGNPKGIGLSLWRFNLGAGSTEQGDASDIGDEWRRTECFTADGVTYDMTKQAGQVWFMKAAKARGVEKLLAFANSAPVYLTNNGKAHASIKEFYNLKDGKMPELADFWVNSIDKLKTVHGLTIDYISPFNEPQYEWDGTSQEGSPATNANIYNLVSVLSPKLQTKGLSSQIVVGEAGAYEPLYKTVSSTASRSGQIDYFFGPNSTKNIASMSNVKKTISGHSYWQAWPLNELITSRQLAASKIMTAPGLSLWSSEYCVLESPGASELIGGGGPGRDLGIQLALWTARIISTDISIGGVTSWQWWTAISRGDYKDGLIHVDDGASKGAGNADYCKNDGFIRDSKTLWALGNFSFFVKPGMVRVQIPGLDNAAAATDVMLTAYKDATNKKLVIVAVNFSNTARTYKLNLSGGTLTNNKFTPYTTSDTKSLKKGTDVDAAGFEIGARSVVTYVGTYK; encoded by the coding sequence ATGACTATTGTTAAAAATAATTATAAAGTAAGCCTGCTGATTGCGGGCTTGCTTTTCATCAACTCTTCTTTAATAAGCTGCAGTTCATCTGATAGTACTGATGATTCAACACCAGTTAATTCTACTACAAGAGATTTGAATGTAAATCTTGATGCTAATCTGCAGACAATGGAAAGCTTTGGTGCTTCGGATGCATGGCAGTGTAATTTCATTGGTAAAAACTGGCCTCAGGATAAAAGAAACACTATCGCTGATTTATTATTCAGTAAAGATGTAGATGCTGATGGGAATCCAAAAGGAATTGGATTATCACTTTGGCGTTTTAATCTGGGAGCAGGAAGTACTGAGCAGGGTGATGCAAGTGATATAGGCGATGAATGGAGACGTACCGAATGTTTTACTGCTGATGGTGTTACTTATGATATGACCAAGCAGGCTGGACAGGTATGGTTTATGAAAGCGGCTAAAGCACGCGGGGTTGAAAAGTTATTGGCTTTTGCAAATAGTGCGCCTGTTTATTTGACAAATAATGGTAAAGCTCATGCAAGCATTAAAGAGTTTTACAATCTAAAGGATGGAAAAATGCCTGAATTGGCAGATTTTTGGGTGAATTCAATTGATAAATTGAAAACAGTTCATGGTCTGACAATCGATTATATCAGCCCTTTCAATGAACCGCAGTATGAGTGGGATGGAACAAGTCAGGAAGGTTCACCTGCTACAAATGCAAATATATACAATTTGGTATCTGTTTTATCTCCAAAACTGCAGACAAAAGGTCTTAGTTCCCAAATTGTTGTAGGAGAAGCTGGAGCTTATGAGCCATTGTATAAAACGGTGAGCAGTACAGCCAGCAGATCAGGTCAGATTGATTATTTCTTTGGACCAAATTCTACAAAAAATATTGCTTCAATGAGCAATGTAAAGAAAACAATATCTGGTCACAGTTATTGGCAGGCTTGGCCATTGAACGAACTTATTACTTCAAGACAATTGGCTGCTTCAAAAATTATGACAGCTCCGGGACTTAGTCTTTGGTCTTCTGAATATTGTGTTCTTGAAAGCCCTGGAGCTTCTGAATTGATTGGCGGTGGTGGTCCTGGAAGAGACTTGGGAATACAGTTAGCACTTTGGACAGCCCGTATTATTAGTACAGATATTTCTATTGGGGGTGTTACTTCATGGCAGTGGTGGACAGCAATTAGCCGTGGTGATTATAAAGATGGTCTGATTCACGTAGATGACGGCGCGTCAAAAGGAGCTGGAAATGCCGATTACTGCAAAAATGACGGCTTCATTAGGGATTCCAAAACGCTTTGGGCTTTAGGAAACTTCTCTTTCTTTGTAAAACCGGGAATGGTGCGGGTGCAGATACCAGGTTTGGATAATGCGGCTGCAGCTACTGATGTAATGCTGACTGCTTACAAAGATGCGACGAATAAAAAATTGGTAATTGTAGCTGTAAATTTCAGTAACACAGCAAGAACGTACAAGCTGAATCTTTCAGGAGGTACTTTAACAAATAATAAGTTTACGCCTTACACAACTTCAGATACTAAAAGTCTGAAAAAAGGAACTGATGTAGATGCAGCAGGTTTTGAGATAGGAGCAAGATCAGTTGTAACATACGTTGGTACCTACAAGTAA
- a CDS encoding LamG-like jellyroll fold domain-containing protein: protein MRQKYFLLGVLLLGFGIININAQSSTSDNLIAQPITDNTVPFSVFDNGISAPVTWGLDTAWPDENNMRRGVSFMGKENVDIVRISFQPTRELINGEFQSGNYVGADGITYSSQTDWLDRRLALVALTGEKTKVAFNCDHPFVASWFSPGDRTAYAQRWEQLIYASTKYAQGKGRTVVSVAPFNEPDNGWGQGTVTNFNDIAARLKSNPYFSAIRVSGGNTLNCDLAHNWYDQLKANLDEGNTHQLAGGFDGYASFFEKVRTDGKYATADELHNVMEAIVGIKYGMQTGIWWGTAELARGEFVKASRNGKRLAYAENRPKWTAAAVYKTSQGSVQAFGGTSERQAVATSYRFISKDKEVYFDGYGPQREYTMQLPGGTGYQKGQTNAERVVNITWGDDIQPVINGRYILVNRKSGKVLEVENGSTSAGSSLRQYNYNSSAAYQQWNVTPVDSRIGGDFSYFTFTAQHNGMSLDIYNYSLEDGGKIVVWNDLKSVNQQWFLDYSEDGWFYIRSRFSAKCLQTASTGDNIEQSEKSGGTQQQWRLIPIGTPIDFVSPSAPGNLTATANAASIRLDWTPSTDADVAGYTVFRAESKGGSYNTIGRNIKTASFVDNTASVGKTYFYVIKAVDYSLNRSVYSNETSAAATGNKDIIAHFQFDDNTLDKSIQLNHSASYGDIAFVDGKTGSKAISLKGTNGFLQLPANVANHDESTIAAWVNWKGGNQWQRIFDFGNGVNENMFLTANANSGNLRFVINNGNGEIQLESDKLAVSTWVHVAVTISKTKGLKMYVDGKLVKQLDNSTVSPNDFKPILNYIGQYTADPLFNGYIDDFRIYNYTLSENEIAALASSSLGVDSNEKNGSGAANVSLWPVPADEVMRMGLAEMNSTASALVVYDMQGKIVINRTYSDSKNIELDTSDLPSGTYILKLKNDEKSVVKQFIVRH, encoded by the coding sequence ATGAGGCAAAAATATTTCCTATTAGGGGTTTTATTGTTAGGATTTGGAATAATAAACATAAATGCACAATCTAGCACAAGTGATAACTTAATAGCACAGCCTATTACAGATAACACAGTGCCATTTAGTGTTTTTGATAATGGTATTTCAGCTCCTGTTACATGGGGACTTGATACCGCTTGGCCTGATGAAAATAATATGCGCAGAGGCGTATCTTTTATGGGCAAAGAAAATGTTGATATTGTAAGAATATCATTTCAGCCTACTCGTGAACTGATTAATGGTGAATTTCAAAGCGGCAACTATGTAGGAGCAGATGGAATAACATACAGCAGTCAAACAGATTGGCTGGACAGACGTCTTGCTCTTGTGGCTTTAACAGGAGAAAAAACAAAAGTGGCATTCAATTGTGACCACCCTTTTGTAGCTTCCTGGTTTAGTCCTGGTGATCGTACTGCTTATGCCCAACGCTGGGAACAGCTGATCTATGCAAGTACAAAATATGCTCAGGGAAAAGGGAGAACCGTAGTATCTGTAGCACCTTTTAATGAACCAGATAATGGATGGGGGCAGGGTACTGTTACAAACTTTAATGATATTGCAGCTCGTCTAAAAAGTAATCCTTATTTTTCTGCTATCCGTGTTTCGGGAGGGAATACGCTCAATTGCGATCTGGCTCATAATTGGTATGATCAGTTAAAGGCTAATTTAGATGAAGGGAATACGCATCAGCTTGCTGGTGGATTTGATGGTTATGCAAGTTTTTTTGAGAAAGTCCGAACTGACGGCAAGTATGCCACCGCTGATGAATTACACAATGTAATGGAAGCAATTGTTGGCATCAAATACGGCATGCAGACCGGAATATGGTGGGGAACCGCCGAACTTGCAAGAGGTGAATTTGTAAAAGCAAGCCGAAACGGAAAACGATTGGCTTATGCAGAAAATCGTCCAAAGTGGACAGCCGCCGCAGTTTATAAAACAAGCCAAGGCAGCGTGCAGGCATTTGGAGGAACTTCTGAAAGACAGGCTGTGGCCACTTCGTACCGTTTTATATCAAAAGACAAAGAGGTTTATTTTGATGGTTATGGCCCGCAGCGTGAATATACGATGCAATTGCCAGGGGGTACCGGCTACCAAAAGGGGCAAACCAATGCCGAAAGGGTTGTTAATATTACTTGGGGTGATGATATACAGCCGGTTATAAATGGCCGTTATATATTAGTAAACCGCAAAAGCGGAAAAGTATTGGAAGTTGAGAATGGCTCTACTTCAGCTGGTTCAAGCCTTCGTCAATACAATTATAATTCAAGTGCTGCATATCAGCAATGGAATGTTACTCCAGTCGATTCTAGGATTGGTGGTGATTTTAGCTATTTTACATTTACAGCACAGCATAATGGCATGTCTCTGGATATCTATAATTATTCATTAGAGGATGGAGGAAAAATTGTCGTTTGGAACGATCTTAAATCAGTAAACCAGCAGTGGTTTCTTGATTATTCCGAGGATGGATGGTTTTATATTCGCAGCCGATTCAGTGCAAAATGTCTGCAGACTGCCAGTACAGGAGATAATATTGAACAATCCGAAAAATCTGGAGGGACGCAGCAGCAATGGCGTTTAATCCCTATTGGTACTCCTATAGATTTTGTATCTCCCAGTGCTCCAGGCAATTTAACAGCCACAGCTAATGCTGCTTCTATTCGGTTAGACTGGACGCCTAGTACGGATGCAGATGTTGCCGGCTATACAGTTTTTAGAGCCGAATCAAAAGGCGGATCTTACAATACAATAGGCCGAAATATAAAAACAGCTTCTTTTGTCGATAATACAGCATCTGTAGGGAAAACTTATTTTTATGTTATCAAAGCAGTAGATTATTCTTTGAATCGTTCTGTTTATTCGAATGAAACTTCGGCTGCAGCCACAGGCAATAAAGATATCATAGCACATTTTCAATTTGATGATAATACATTAGACAAGAGTATTCAATTAAACCACAGTGCTTCATACGGTGATATTGCCTTTGTTGACGGAAAAACAGGCTCAAAAGCAATTTCGCTGAAAGGTACTAATGGTTTCTTGCAGCTTCCAGCAAATGTGGCTAATCATGATGAAAGTACTATTGCAGCATGGGTAAATTGGAAAGGTGGAAATCAGTGGCAGCGAATTTTTGATTTTGGAAATGGTGTGAATGAAAATATGTTTTTAACTGCCAATGCTAACAGTGGTAATTTACGTTTTGTAATCAATAATGGGAATGGTGAGATTCAATTGGAGAGTGACAAGTTAGCAGTCTCCACTTGGGTACATGTCGCTGTAACAATAAGTAAAACAAAAGGTTTAAAAATGTATGTCGATGGTAAATTAGTAAAACAGCTGGATAACTCGACTGTCAGCCCAAATGATTTTAAACCAATTCTTAATTATATCGGCCAATACACTGCAGATCCGTTATTCAATGGCTATATAGACGATTTCAGAATTTACAATTACACATTATCTGAAAACGAAATAGCAGCTCTTGCTTCTAGCAGTTTAGGTGTAGATTCAAATGAGAAGAACGGAAGCGGAGCGGCAAACGTATCATTATGGCCTGTTCCTGCTGATGAGGTGATGCGTATGGGGCTTGCTGAAATGAATAGTACTGCATCAGCTCTTGTTGTATATGATATGCAAGGAAAAATTGTTATAAACAGAACGTATAGTGATAGTAAAAATATAGAACTGGATACTTCTGATCTTCCATCTGGAACTTATATACTAAAATTGAAAAATGACGAAAAATCAGTTGTCAAACAATTTATTGTAAGGCATTGA